AGATGAACGACATGCCGTACAGCAGCACGGCCGATCCGATAGACCCCATGATGAGGTACTTCGCCCCGCCTTCGACTGCGCGCACCGACCTCTTGCGGACCGCCACCAGCACATAGCTCGAGATGGAGAGCAGCTCGAGGCCGACATAGAGCGTGACGAGATCGATCGCCGTCGACATCGCCAGCGCACCCGCCAGGCCAAACAGAATGAGGTACGTATGCTCTGCCGCGACGCGCCGCTTACCGCTGTAGTCAATCGTGAACAAGAGAATCAGCAGCGCGGAGATAAGCAGCAGGATGCTGAAGAGGTTGCCGAACGCATCGGCAATCATCGTGTTCAGCGCCAGCACCTGCGGTGCCGAGAACTGCAGCAGTGCCACGACCAGCGCCACTGCGACGCCGAGCATGGAAATCCCGGCCAACCAGCGTTTGTCCCCGCGGCGCACGATAAACTCGAGAATCATGACCACGAACGCAGTGATGGTAATGACGATGAGCGGCCCCATCGTGGCAAAGTACGGCTGGTGCAACATGTCCAGTTGAGTCGCCATCGGTTACCCTCCAATCCTCAGCAGCGCCTGTGCGGATAAGCCGAACAAGTGGCCAATCACGTCGGGGTACACACCCACCAAGAGCACCAGGCCTGTCAGAATCACGATCGGTACGTACTCCAGGGGCCGCGCGTCCGCGAGTGCAGCGTAGCGTTCGGCGGTCGGGCCGAACGTCGTCTTCTGCATCGCGTACAGCAGGTAGACGGCGGACAGGATAACGCCGACCACCCCGACAAAGGAGATGCCCGGATACGTCCCGAAGCCGCCGATGAAGGCCTGAATTTCACTGATGAAGCCGCTGGTCAGGGGCAGCCCAAGCGAACCGAGCGCCGCGACGAGCAGAAACCCGGACAACATCGGCATGCGCTTGGAGAGGCCGCCCAATTGACCAATCTCGGCGGTGTGTGTACGGTCCTTGATGCTGCCGGTCAAGAAGAACAAGAGCGCCGTCAACAGGCCGGAAGAGACCAGCATGAACATCGCGCCCTGCAGCCCGGCGGTGTTCAAGGCCGCGATGCCGAGCAGCACCAGCCCCATGTGACTGATACTGCCGAAGGCAATCAGCCGCCGCCAGTCTTTCTGGGCCCACGCTGCAAACCCGCCGTAGAGGATGTTGATGACACCCAGCACCGCGATGAGCACGCCGTAGTGCCGCACCTCGCCCGGCAGCATGCCAACACCAAAGCGCAGCAACACGTAGGCGCCGGTCTTGGTGAGAATACCGCCAATCAGCATGTTCGTCGACGTGTCCGCGTGCTCGTGTGTGGTTGGCAGCCAGGTGTGAAACGGCACGAATGCTTCTTCAATGAACACCGCGAGCAGCAGCATGATGAAAATCGTGTGGCGCACCGCGCTCGGGAAGATGGCTGTCGACGCCTGCCCGGTTGTGGTGATGAGGGCCGGGATGTTCAGCGTCAGGCTGCCGGTGCCGGCACTTCCCTGCGCGATCGCGCTCGTCGGCGCAAATCCGCCCACCGCCGCGTAGGCGAGCACGATGAACGCCACCAGCAGGGCCACCGTGGCGAAGCCGCGGTAAATCAGAAACTTGAAGGCGGCTTTCTGCCGGCCCTTTTCCCCGAAGATGTAAATCAGGAAGAAGGTCGAGAACAACGACAGCTCCAGGGCCGCCAGAAACGTGAACAGGTCCAGGGCCGCGAAGACGCCGAAGAGGCCGGCGGACACCATCGTGATCCAAAAATAGTACTCCTTCGCCCTGGCGATGGACCCTTTGCCGGCGATGACGGCCACCGTCGACACCACCGCGGCCAGGGTCAAAAGCGGCAGCGAGAGGCCGTCGACGCCAAAGGTCAGGCCGATGACGAGCGGCTTGCCTTGCCACAGATTCGGCAGGGTAAACCAGGTGAGCTTCGACACGAACTGAAAGCCGCCGATGGACGACGAATACTGCACCCAGGCGGCCAGGCTCATGACGAGCGGCACGACGGATCCGACGAACGCGATGAACTTGTAGAAGGGTCCGCCCATTTTGGGCAGGACGAGGATGAGCGCGGCTGCGATGAGCGGCGCGAGCACCAGCCAGAACATCATGCCCATGTCAGAAGACACCTCCCAAGTGGAACATCGCGATGACCAAAATCAGAAACAACCCGAACGCCGCCACCACGCCGTACGCCTGGACCTGCCCGGTCTGGGTGTACTTCAGGCCGAGGCCGATGATGTAGCCCAAGCGGGCAAAGAGGTTCACCAGGCCGTCAATGATGTAGCGGTCGACAATGGAGACGATGGCCGAAATGACTTTTCCGCCCCCGACGACGACGTAGTAATAAATTTCATCGAGGTAGAACTTGCGGTTCGACACCAGCCAGAAGAACTTCAGCGCCGATGCCATCTTGGCGGGCTGAATCACCGGACGCCAGTACATGAGCGCCGCCAGGAGAATGCCGAGCAGGCCCACGCCGACACTGATGGCCATGAGGCCGATGTTTTCTGGAAAGACTTGGCCGATGGTCGCGACGACTTCGTGCGCGCCCGCCCCGGCGCCCTGCTGCAGCACGCCTGGTGCTGCAGCGTAGTCGTTGAACAGGTACTTCTCCAGCCCATAGCCGTTCAACGGACTGTTGAAGAACCCGGCGATCACGGCGAACACCCCGAGCACGACCAGCGGCACCATCATCACCCAGCTGCCTTCGTGAGCGTGTTCAAACCGCTTCTCGTCTCGGGGCACCCCGGTGAACGTCAGGAAGAACACGCGGAAGATGTAGAAGGCCGTGAAGAAGGCCGCGATGAGGCCGAACCAATACAGGACCGGATGCCCGCTGGAAAGCGCTGCGCCGAGAATGTCATCCTTCGACCAGAATCCGGCGAACGGGACGATGCCGCTCAGCGCGAGCGCACCGGCCAGGAACGTCCAGGTCGTGACCGGAAGCTTCTTCCACAAGCCACCCATCTCGAACAGGTCCTGTGTGTCAACGGCATGAATGACAGAGCCAGCCGCCAGGAACAAAAGCGCCTTGAAGAACGCGTGCGTCATGAGATGGAACACACCATAGGCGTAGGCGCCAACGCCAAGCGCCATCATCATGTAGCCCAGCTGCGAAATCGTCGAGTAGGCGATGACCCGCTTGATGTCGCGCTGCGTCGGCGCGATGAGGGCGGCAAGCAGCGCCGTGATGCCGCCGATCCACGCCACCGTGGTGGTGGCCGTGTGGCTGAGTTCGAACAGCGGATACACCCGCGCCACCAAGTAGACGCCTGCCGCAACCATCGTCGCGGCGTGAATCAACGCCGACACTGGCGTGGGACCTTCCATTGCGTCCGGCAGCCAGACGTGCAGCGGGAACTGCGCCGACTTGCCCACCGCGCCCAGGAAGATGAGCAGGCAGGCCAGCGTGACAAGGCCGCTCCCGGAAATCCAGCCCAGCGCCAGGTGGTTGCTGGCCGCTGCCTGGAAGATGGTGTCATAGTCGAATGAACCGGCGGACAGAAACAGCAGGATAATGCCAACAAACAATCCGGCGTCGCCGATGCGCGTGACGATAAACGACTTTTTGGCAGCCAGCGCGGCTTCCGGCTTGAAAAACCAGAACCCAACCAGCAGGTACGAGCAAAGACCAACCATTTCCCAAAATATGTACAGTTGCAAAAGGTTCGGCGAAATCACGAGCGCCAGCATCGAAAAGACGAACAAGTTGAGGTACTGGTAGAACACGTGAAACCGCTCGTCTCCATGCATATACCCTTTAGAAAACAACAGGACCAACGTACTCACGAGCGTGACCACCACAAGCATCAGCGCATTGAGGTGCGTCACCTGCCAGCCGAACTCAATCGTGCGCGAGCCGATGGATAACCAGTGGAACTGGTACGTGACGCTGCCCTGCGGCCCCGTGCCCAGGCCGCGGAAAATGGCGATGCTGAGCAAAAACGACACGAACGTCAGGACCACCGACACGCCCGCTGCGAGCCACTCCGGCACGCGTCGGCCGAGTGCCAGCAGAACCACGTAGGCAACCAGCGGCAGCAATGGGACAAGCCATGCAGTCTGTGCCACAAAATCACCTCTTCAGAGTGTCGAGATCTTTGACCTCGCTGGTTTTGCGCAGCCGGAACACGGCCAGCAAGAGCGCCAGGCCGACAGCGATCTCTGCCGCAGCAATCGTGATGGTAAACAAGGAAAACACCTGGCCGTCGAGGCTCGGTGCTGCGCCGAGCCGAGAGAACGCCACCAGGTTGATGTTCGCGGCGTTGAGCATCAGTTCGACCGAAACGAGCACCATGATGAGGTTGCGCTTGGTCAGTGCGCCGTACAGCCCAATGCAAAACAGGAACGCGCCCAAAGCCAGGATGGAAGCCGTCGGGACCTGTATCAACGCTGCACCGCCCACGTTACTCGTCCTCCTTTCGCTCTTGCGCGAGAATGACGGCACCCACCAGCGCCACAATCAACAGCAGCGACACCAGTTCAAACGGCACCGTGTACTGCTTGAAGATGGCGAGGCCGACCGCGACCGCGTTGCTGTTGCCCTGGTTGACATCCACCGCCTGCTCTGCAGGCCACGACACCGAGCGGATGGTAAAGAACAGGGTTGCTGCGAGCAGAATCGCGCCCACGGCCGCGCCGACATTGCGCAGGTTCCAGTGAGTCGGCGGCTCCATCGCCTCGTGGTTCGTCAACATGATGGCAAACAGGATGAGAATCGTAATGGCGCCAGCATAAATGGCCACCTGGGCGATCCCGATGAACTCCGCACCGAGCAGAAAATAGATGGCCGAGCAGCCGATGAACACGCCGCCGATGGAAAGCGCCATGTAGACCACTTTGCGGAAACTCAGCATCATGATGGCGCAGCCGAGAATCGCCAGGGCAATCAGAAAAAACGCGATGGTCGGCAGATTCCAGGTGAAGCTCATCACGCGTCACCCGCTTTCTTCGGCGCAGCTTCATCGGCGGCTTTTGCGGCCGCCTCGACGGCCTCTGCCGCTGCGGCAAAACGTTCCGGATGGTTCTTTTCGTATCGCAGCTCATTCTCGTATAACCAGTGCATATCGAGGTACAAGTCATCCCGCGTGTACTTCGCCATTTCAAAGGTGTCGGACATCAGCACCGCCTCCGTCGGACACACCTCCGTGCACAGGTCGCAGAGAATACAAATCTCAAAGTTGATATCAAAGGTGTCGATGCGCATTTTTTTGTTTTGGTCGCGTGCACCGGACAGTGAAATGCAGCTGGTCGGGCAAATCCGCGCGCACTGCTGGCACGAGATGCACAGTTCCGGAATAAACCGGTGGACACCGCGAAACCGCTCCGGCCACTCAGGCATGACGTCCGGGTACTGGAGCGTCACTTTTTTCCTCGGTAATTGGCTGAGCGTGACGCCGAGTCCCTTGAGGAACCCAAACATGATGTAATCCCCCTTTCAAGAGGCTGACGCTACCCAACAAGCGCCTTCAGGACGGCCGTGATCACGAGGTTCGCCAGGGCCAGCGGCATGAGCACCTTCCAGCTGAAGGTCATCAACTGGTCGACGCGCATGCGCGGCATCGTCGCCTGAATCCAGAATTGGATGGTGATGAACAAGAACACCTTGATGGCATACCACAGCCAGCCAGGCAGGAACGGGCCGCTCCAGCCGCCGAAGAACAGCGTCGCGCACAACCCCGCCATGGCGAACAGGTATACGTACTCCGTCAACATGAAGAAGGCGAAGCGAAAGCCTGTGTACTCCACGTGATAGCCGGCGACCAGCTCCGACTCGGCTTCCGGCAGGTCGAACGGCGTGCGGTTGAGCTCCGCCGTGGACGCCACCGCGAAGATGCAGAAGCCGAGGAACTGCGGAATGATGTACCACCAGCCATGGGCCTGGGCGGTGACAATGTCGTTCAGGTTCATCGTGCCGGCCATCAGGACGACACCCACGATGGACATGCCCAGCGGGATCTCATAGGACAACATCTGCGCCGCGCTGCGCATGCCGCCGATGAGTGCGTACTTGTTGTTCGAAGCCCAGCCGCCGAGCATGACGCCGTGAATCGTGATGGCGCTGAGCGCCAGGTAGTAGAGCACGCCGATACCGAGATTGGCCGTAAACACGTGATGCGCCGAAAACGGGATGACAGCAAGCGTCATGAATGCGGGAACGAACGCGATGATCGGCGCGATGAGAAACAGCGGACGGTCGGCCATCGCGGGCACCACGTCTTCCTTGATGAGCAGTTTCAACACGTCGGCGGTCGTCTGCAAGAGGCCCAGCGGGCCGACGCGGTTCGGACCGATTCGGCCCTGCATCCAGCCGATGATTTTCCGCTGCCAGAGAATCGTGTAGGTGACGACCCCCAGCGTCATCAGCAGGATGATGACGCCGCCGATGAGCATCGCCAGGATGTGCAGCCCGGTGAGGGGCTGCCCTTGCCAGTTCCACATCAGGCATCCACCTCCCCAAGCACGATGTCGACCGCGCCGAGGATGGCGATGAGGTTCGCGATGTTCTGTCCCCGCAGCAAATCGGGCAGGATTTGCAGATTGACGAAGGACGGCTTGCGGATTTTCATCCGGTACGGCTTATCCTTGCCGTCGCTGACGATGTAGAAGCCGAGTTCGCCGCGTGCGCCTTCAATGCCGGCGTAGTGCTCGCCTGCAGGCACACGAATGAGTTTAGGCACCTTGCCGAGGACCGGGCCGGACGACGGAATTTGGTCGAGCGCCTGCTCCACAATCCGCAGGGACTGCTCCATCTCCAGCAGGTGCAGGTAGTACCGGTCAAAACAGTCGCCGTTCTGGCCGACTGGCACGTCAAACTCAAATCGGTCGTAGATGGAGTAGGGCTTCTTCTTGCGCAGGTCCCACTCAAAACCGGTCGACCGCAGGTTGATGCCGCTCATTCCCCAGGCGAGGGCCGTCTCCGTGTCGAACTTGCCAATGCCGCGCACGCGGTTCAAGAAGATCTCATTGCCGCTGATGAGTTCGTCGTACATTTTCAAGCGTTCGCGCATGAACGGAATGAATGCGCGCACTTCTTCGAGCCAGCCCTGGGGCGCGTCCCATTTGACGCCGCCGACACGCATGTAATTGTAGGTGAGCCGCGCGCCGCAGATTTCGTTGAACATCTGGACAATGCGTTCGCGTTCCTGGAAGACGTACAAGAACGGGCTCATCGCACCCAGGTCGAGCAGATACGCGCCGACGAACAGCAGGTGAGACGCGATGCGGTTGAGTTCCATCACGATGATGCGCAGATACTCGGCGCGCTCTGGAATCTCCAGCCCCATCGCCTCTTCCACCGTGTGACACAGCGCGTAGTTGTTGAGCATGGCGGCCAGGTAGTCGAGCCGGTCGGTGTACGGGATGATTTGCGTGTACTGCAGGCCCTCCGCAAGCTTTTCGGTGCCGCGGTGCAGGTAGCCGATGACGGGATCGGCATCGAGAATCGTCTCGCCGCTGATTTTTACGACCAGGCGAAACACGCCGTGCGTACTCGGGTGCTGCGGTCCAACGTTCAACAGCATCTCCTCGGTGCGCACCTCACCGCCCGTTTCATTCGCAGCGGGTGTGAGCGCGTGTGCGCGTCCGTCATTCGTCTGACTCTGGTTGACCAGCGCCATCGGAATCCTCCCCTCCCTGCCACTCGTTGTAGTCCTTGCGCAGCGGGTGTCCGGCGAATTCGTCCCACAGCATGATGCGCCGCAAGTCAGGGTGGTTGGTGAATGTCACACCAAGCAGGTCGTAGATCTCCCGCTCCTCCCAGTTCACGCCGGGGTGGCTGGGCACCAGCGAGGGGACTTCGGCCCGATCGCGGTCCGTCCGCGTTTTCAGGCACACCCAGTGCCCGAGCGACGTGGACTGCACGTAAATCACGATTTCTATGTAACCCTTGGCCGGGTAGTCGGTCCCGACCATACATTCGATGTAGTTGAGCTTCCACGCGTCGTTCGTGCGCAGAAAATCGACCGCTTCGTACCAGCGGTCTTTGGCGATCACGACCATCGGCGTATGCAGTGCAGCCCCGGTCTCCTCAACAACGCCTTCGCCAAACTTCTCAACCAGCGCGGCCTTCAGCTTTTCCGCCTCGGCCTTCGCAGCTTCTACCCGCGGATCCGGCGGCGGCGCGGGCTTTGAAGCCGGTTTCGCGGCGGCGCCAGCCGGTTTCGCGGCCGCCGGTTTGGGTGCAGGCCGTGCGGCGGGCTTGGCATCCGACGCAGGCTTGGCGTCCGGCTTGGCCTCAGGCACAGGCTGTGCGGCTTCGACGGCTTCCGCAGGCTTGGCCTCGGGCGCAGGCTGTGCGGCTTCGGCGGCTTCCGTCGATTTGGCGTCGCCCGACCGGTCGGCGGGTTCCGCAGTGATCGGCTGCTCCGTTCCCTTGCGTTCCTCGTCTGTCACGCAGGATTCACCTTCTTCCGGCGTGCCTCGCTGCGGATTTTCTCCTGCAGCAGGTTGATGCCGTAGATGAGTGCGGGCGGGGAAGGCGGGCACCCGGGAATGTAGACGTCGACGGGGACAATTTGGTCCACGCCTTTCATCACGGAATAGCTGCGAACATAGGGGCCGCCGGCGGTGGCGCAGGAGCCCATGGAGATGACCCACTTCGGGTCCGGCATCTGGTCATACAACCGCTTGAGGAGGGGTCCCATCTTTTTCGTCACCGTTCCAGCGACAATCATGACGTCGGACTGGCGCGGCGAGGCGCGGAAAATCACGCCGAAGCGGTCGAGATCGTAATGCGACGCGCCGGCGCCCATCATTTCGATGGCACAGCAGGCCAAGCCAAACGTCAGCGGCCACAAGCTGTTGCTGCGCGCCCAGGCTTTGACCTGTTCGAGGGGAGCCAGCAGCAAACCGCCGCGGCGCAATTCTGCGTTCTCTTCCGGCGTCAGTCCCTCGTACTCAATCACGGGGAGTTGAGCAGCACGGCTCAGGTCCATTCCAGCACCTTCTTTCTCCATGCGTAAATCAGGCCGATGACGAGCATGAAAATGAAGATCAGCATTTCGACCAGCCCGAACATCCCGAGTTTATGAAAGCTGGCCGCCCAGGGATAGAGAAAGAGTGTTTCCACGTCGAATACAACGAATAAGAGCGCGAATAAATAATAGCGGGCATTGTAGCGGACGTGGGCGTCCCCGATGGGATCGACCCCGCTTTCGTACGAGGTAAGCTTCTCTTTGCTGGGCTTGCTGGGACGGAGAATCGGCCCCAAAACCCACAGCGCGGCAACGGGCAGGATGACGCCGAGCAATAGAAAAAGGAACACGTATAAGTACCCGTTCCAGTACGCAAACATGGCCTTCCCTCCATGTTCTACAGATTGTGAACCTTTGCACAATGACCTTGAACATTATATCAGACGGGTATTTTTGTGTAAAACCGATGGGAACTTGCACCAGTGGTTTGGAGGACGGAAGCCGGGCTGGGGATGACAATTCACGAACCGCGATTCTGAAAAGGACGGAGCCCACGAAGGCCGGCCACCCTGCGGCGGCAGTCCTTGCGTGAACTCCGTCCTCGTGAGCCCGCCGCGCACCGCGACGGGGTTACTGACTCGCTGACTTGCTGAGGACCTTCTCAAATACGTTCCCTGACGCGTTCGACAGCTCCAGCATTTCCAGCCGGCGCAGCGCCCGTGCCCGGGCCGCCTCGGCCCGGGCAATGTCGATGCCCTCGCCTCGCTTCGCGAGCCGCTCTTCGGCGCGTTGCTTGGCGCGCTGTGCACGTTCGACATCCAATGTGGCGGACGTTTCCGCTGCGTCGGCGAGCAGCGTGATCCGGTCGGGGCGGACTTCGAGGAATCCACCGCTAACCGAAATGTAATCCTCGCCCTCTTCCATCCGGACCTTCACGATGCCCGGCTGCACCGTGGTGGCCAGTGGTGCGTGCCTCGGCAAAATGCCGATTTCGCCGAAGCCGCCGCGCACCACGACAAAGGTCACCGGATGGGACAGGAGGAGTCGGTCAGGCGTCACGACTTCCAACAGCACCGTGCTCATTCCGCCGCCTCCTTATTTAGACCGCAATGCCTTCTGCCTTCGCGGCCTCGTACACCTCATCAATCGAGCCACGGTAGCGGAACAGCACTTCCGGAATCTCGTCGCACTTGCCGTCGAGGATGTCCTTGAAGCTGCGCACCGTGTCCTTCACGGTGACATACTTGCCTGGCACACCCGTGAACTGCTCGGCCACGAAGTTCGGCTGAGACAGGAAGTTCTGGATTTTACGCGCACGCGACACCGTCAGCTTGTCATCGTCGCTCAATTCGTCCATACCGAGGATCGCGATGATGTCCTGCAGTTCTCGATACCGCTGCAGAATCTGCTGCACAGAGCGGGCCACCTGGTAGTGCTCCTCGCCGACGATGTCCGGAGACAGCGCGCGGGACGTGGACGCGAGCGGATCGACCGCGGGATATAAGCCCATCGCCGCGATGTTACGGTCGAGGTTGGTCGTGGCGTCCAAGTGCGTGAACGTGTTCGCAGGCGCTGGGTCCGTGTAGTCGTCAGCTGGCACGTAGATGGCCTGGATGGAGGTAATCGAACCTTTGACGGTCGACGCGATGCGTTCCTGCAGCTGCCCCATTTCCGTCGCCAGGGTCGGCTGATAACCGACGGCGGACGGCATGCGGCCGAGCAGCGCCGACACCTCGGAACCGGCCTGTGTGAAACGGAAGATGTTGTCGATGAACAGCAGTACGTCGCGCTGCTCTTCGTCACGGAAATACTCCGCGATGGTCAACCCTGCGAGCGCCACACGAAGACGCGCGCCCGGCGGCTCGTTCATCTGGCCGAACACCATGCTCGTCTTGTCGATGACGCCCGAGTCGCTCATTTCATGGTACAGGTCGTTTCCCTCGCGCGTCCGTTCACCCACACCCGCAAACACGGAGTAACCGCCGTGCTCCTTCGCGATGTTGTGGATAAGCTCCTGAATCAAAACGGTCTTGCCGACGCCCGCGCCGCCGAACAAACCGATCTTCCCGCCCTTGACGTACGGAGCGAGCAAGTCGATGACCTTGATACCGGTCTCGAACACTTCCATTTTCGTGGTCAAATCTGAGAACGCCGGCGCCGGACGGTGAATGGACCAGCGTGTCTCCGTCTCGACCGGACCTGCTTCGTCAATCGCTTCACCCAGCACGTTGAAGATACGGCCGAGCGTCTGCGGTCCGACCGGAACACTGATGGGCCGGCCCGTGTCGACCGCTTCCGCACCGCGCACCAGACCATCGGTGGACGACATGGCAACGGTGCGCACCACGTTATCGCCGAGGTGCAGGGCAACCTCCAGTGTCAGGTGAACGGGAACGTCGCCTTCGTAGTTGATGACCAAGGCGTTATTGATGGCAGGCAGCTGTCCTTCGGGGAACCGAACGTCCACGACAGGACCCATGACCTGAACCACTTGCCCCTTATTCAAATCCTTCGCCTCCCTCTGGAGCATACAGCGCTCGCTGCATCCTCCCAGTGTGGTTCCGATTCTTGATGGCAATCATTTCAGCCCGGCGCGCGCGTGATCGCGGCGGTTACTTCAGCGCTTCCGCGCCGCCGACGATTTCCACAATCTGCGTCGTGATGGCCGCCTGGCGCGCGCGGTTCAACGCGAGCGTCAGCTTTTCGATCATCTCGTTCGCTGTGTCCGTCGCGTTGCCCATCGCCGTCATCCGGGCTGCGTGCTCACTGGCCTTGGCATCCAGAACCGCCTGGTACACCAGGGTTTCTGCATACTTCGGCAACAGGGCGTGCAGCACCGTCTCCGCATCCGGCTCATACAGGTACTGGACCGTTCCCTGTGCAGCGTCGTC
Above is a genomic segment from Alicyclobacillus cycloheptanicus containing:
- the nuoK gene encoding NADH-quinone oxidoreductase subunit NuoK, translated to MQVPTASILALGAFLFCIGLYGALTKRNLIMVLVSVELMLNAANINLVAFSRLGAAPSLDGQVFSLFTITIAAAEIAVGLALLLAVFRLRKTSEVKDLDTLKR
- the nuoL gene encoding NADH-quinone oxidoreductase subunit L, whose translation is MAQTAWLVPLLPLVAYVVLLALGRRVPEWLAAGVSVVLTFVSFLLSIAIFRGLGTGPQGSVTYQFHWLSIGSRTIEFGWQVTHLNALMLVVVTLVSTLVLLFSKGYMHGDERFHVFYQYLNLFVFSMLALVISPNLLQLYIFWEMVGLCSYLLVGFWFFKPEAALAAKKSFIVTRIGDAGLFVGIILLFLSAGSFDYDTIFQAAASNHLALGWISGSGLVTLACLLIFLGAVGKSAQFPLHVWLPDAMEGPTPVSALIHAATMVAAGVYLVARVYPLFELSHTATTTVAWIGGITALLAALIAPTQRDIKRVIAYSTISQLGYMMMALGVGAYAYGVFHLMTHAFFKALLFLAAGSVIHAVDTQDLFEMGGLWKKLPVTTWTFLAGALALSGIVPFAGFWSKDDILGAALSSGHPVLYWFGLIAAFFTAFYIFRVFFLTFTGVPRDEKRFEHAHEGSWVMMVPLVVLGVFAVIAGFFNSPLNGYGLEKYLFNDYAAAPGVLQQGAGAGAHEVVATIGQVFPENIGLMAISVGVGLLGILLAALMYWRPVIQPAKMASALKFFWLVSNRKFYLDEIYYYVVVGGGKVISAIVSIVDRYIIDGLVNLFARLGYIIGLGLKYTQTGQVQAYGVVAAFGLFLILVIAMFHLGGVF
- a CDS encoding NADH-quinone oxidoreductase subunit J, which gives rise to MSFTWNLPTIAFFLIALAILGCAIMMLSFRKVVYMALSIGGVFIGCSAIYFLLGAEFIGIAQVAIYAGAITILILFAIMLTNHEAMEPPTHWNLRNVGAAVGAILLAATLFFTIRSVSWPAEQAVDVNQGNSNAVAVGLAIFKQYTVPFELVSLLLIVALVGAVILAQERKEDE
- a CDS encoding NADH-quinone oxidoreductase subunit A; translated protein: MFAYWNGYLYVFLFLLLGVILPVAALWVLGPILRPSKPSKEKLTSYESGVDPIGDAHVRYNARYYLFALLFVVFDVETLFLYPWAASFHKLGMFGLVEMLIFIFMLVIGLIYAWRKKVLEWT
- a CDS encoding NADH-quinone oxidoreductase subunit C; this translates as MTDEERKGTEQPITAEPADRSGDAKSTEAAEAAQPAPEAKPAEAVEAAQPVPEAKPDAKPASDAKPAARPAPKPAAAKPAGAAAKPASKPAPPPDPRVEAAKAEAEKLKAALVEKFGEGVVEETGAALHTPMVVIAKDRWYEAVDFLRTNDAWKLNYIECMVGTDYPAKGYIEIVIYVQSTSLGHWVCLKTRTDRDRAEVPSLVPSHPGVNWEEREIYDLLGVTFTNHPDLRRIMLWDEFAGHPLRKDYNEWQGGEDSDGAGQPESDE
- a CDS encoding complex I subunit 4 family protein, whose protein sequence is MGMMFWLVLAPLIAAALILVLPKMGGPFYKFIAFVGSVVPLVMSLAAWVQYSSSIGGFQFVSKLTWFTLPNLWQGKPLVIGLTFGVDGLSLPLLTLAAVVSTVAVIAGKGSIARAKEYYFWITMVSAGLFGVFAALDLFTFLAALELSLFSTFFLIYIFGEKGRQKAAFKFLIYRGFATVALLVAFIVLAYAAVGGFAPTSAIAQGSAGTGSLTLNIPALITTTGQASTAIFPSAVRHTIFIMLLLAVFIEEAFVPFHTWLPTTHEHADTSTNMLIGGILTKTGAYVLLRFGVGMLPGEVRHYGVLIAVLGVINILYGGFAAWAQKDWRRLIAFGSISHMGLVLLGIAALNTAGLQGAMFMLVSSGLLTALLFFLTGSIKDRTHTAEIGQLGGLSKRMPMLSGFLLVAALGSLGLPLTSGFISEIQAFIGGFGTYPGISFVGVVGVILSAVYLLYAMQKTTFGPTAERYAALADARPLEYVPIVILTGLVLLVGVYPDVIGHLFGLSAQALLRIGG
- a CDS encoding F0F1 ATP synthase subunit epsilon, giving the protein MSTVLLEVVTPDRLLLSHPVTFVVVRGGFGEIGILPRHAPLATTVQPGIVKVRMEEGEDYISVSGGFLEVRPDRITLLADAAETSATLDVERAQRAKQRAEERLAKRGEGIDIARAEAARARALRRLEMLELSNASGNVFEKVLSKSASQ
- a CDS encoding NuoI/complex I 23 kDa subunit family protein, whose protein sequence is MFGFLKGLGVTLSQLPRKKVTLQYPDVMPEWPERFRGVHRFIPELCISCQQCARICPTSCISLSGARDQNKKMRIDTFDINFEICILCDLCTEVCPTEAVLMSDTFEMAKYTRDDLYLDMHWLYENELRYEKNHPERFAAAAEAVEAAAKAADEAAPKKAGDA
- a CDS encoding NuoB/complex I 20 kDa subunit family protein — its product is MDLSRAAQLPVIEYEGLTPEENAELRRGGLLLAPLEQVKAWARSNSLWPLTFGLACCAIEMMGAGASHYDLDRFGVIFRASPRQSDVMIVAGTVTKKMGPLLKRLYDQMPDPKWVISMGSCATAGGPYVRSYSVMKGVDQIVPVDVYIPGCPPSPPALIYGINLLQEKIRSEARRKKVNPA
- a CDS encoding NADH-quinone oxidoreductase subunit D, producing the protein MLLNVGPQHPSTHGVFRLVVKISGETILDADPVIGYLHRGTEKLAEGLQYTQIIPYTDRLDYLAAMLNNYALCHTVEEAMGLEIPERAEYLRIIVMELNRIASHLLFVGAYLLDLGAMSPFLYVFQERERIVQMFNEICGARLTYNYMRVGGVKWDAPQGWLEEVRAFIPFMRERLKMYDELISGNEIFLNRVRGIGKFDTETALAWGMSGINLRSTGFEWDLRKKKPYSIYDRFEFDVPVGQNGDCFDRYYLHLLEMEQSLRIVEQALDQIPSSGPVLGKVPKLIRVPAGEHYAGIEGARGELGFYIVSDGKDKPYRMKIRKPSFVNLQILPDLLRGQNIANLIAILGAVDIVLGEVDA
- the nuoH gene encoding NADH-quinone oxidoreductase subunit NuoH is translated as MWNWQGQPLTGLHILAMLIGGVIILLMTLGVVTYTILWQRKIIGWMQGRIGPNRVGPLGLLQTTADVLKLLIKEDVVPAMADRPLFLIAPIIAFVPAFMTLAVIPFSAHHVFTANLGIGVLYYLALSAITIHGVMLGGWASNNKYALIGGMRSAAQMLSYEIPLGMSIVGVVLMAGTMNLNDIVTAQAHGWWYIIPQFLGFCIFAVASTAELNRTPFDLPEAESELVAGYHVEYTGFRFAFFMLTEYVYLFAMAGLCATLFFGGWSGPFLPGWLWYAIKVFLFITIQFWIQATMPRMRVDQLMTFSWKVLMPLALANLVITAVLKALVG